In Leguminivora glycinivorella isolate SPB_JAAS2020 chromosome 11, LegGlyc_1.1, whole genome shotgun sequence, a single window of DNA contains:
- the LOC125231278 gene encoding uncharacterized protein LOC125231278 has translation MGPKLDESSGSVPSNEASAQTPASEGSLARDTGDVFRVGIKVPPFWPEEPDIWFAQIEGQFDLQKITSDSTKFNYVISHLDNQHSRAVKDIIVKPPPERKYEKLKTELIRRLSDSKEKRIKQLMMHEELGERKPSEFLRHLQGLAGVSVDDDFMKNLWIGRLPHGIQTVLAGQPNTSTLEDLADLADRVNDLATAAPRVAAVSNPVPGSALSDLAREVAELRRELREMKMGHTRAPGPARHHHRDATAAALPLDVVPSPTTGSIQCAGTIANSETSRPSATGRVTTPRRKT, from the coding sequence ATGGGACCGAAACTGGACGAATCAAGTGGAAGTGTGCCTTCTAACGAGGCAAGTGCACAAACGCCTGCATCTGAAGGAAGCTTGGCGAGGGATACCGGCGATGTATTCAGGGTGGGCATTAAGGTGCCGCCATTTTGGCCGGAGGAACCGGACATTTGGTTCGCCCAAATAGAGGGCCAATTCGACTTGCAGAAAATAACAAGTGACTCGACGAAATTCAATTATGTTATAAGCCACTTAGATAACCAACATTCGCGAGCTGTAAAAGATATTATCGTCAAGCCACCTCCAGAGCGAAAATATGAAAAGCTGAAAACAGAGTTAATACGGAGGTTAAGTGACTCGAAGGAAAAGAGGATCAAACAGCTAATGATGCACGAGGAGCTTGGAGAGAGGAAGCCGTCCGAGTTCCTGCGACACCTGCAGGGGCTGGCTGGCGTCAGCGTGGACGACGACTTCATGAAGAACTTGTGGATTGGCCGCCTGCCGCACGGGATCCAGACGGTGCTCGCCGGGCAGCCCAACACTTCGACGTTGGAGGACCTCGCAGACCTGGCCGACCGGGTCAACGACCTGGCCACCGCCGCGCCGAGGGTCGCCGCCGTCAGCAACCCAGTCCCCGGTTCGGCGTTAAGTGATCTCGCCCGGGAGGTCGCGGAGCTTCGGCGAGAGCTGCGCGAGATGAAGATGGGGCACACGAGAGCCCCAGGTCCCGCGCGTCATCATCATCGCGACGCGACCGCAGCGGCTCTGCCTCTAGACGTCGTTCCCAGTCCAACTACAGGAAGTATCCAGTGTGCTGGTACCATAGCAAATTCGGAGACCAGTCGACCAAGTGCAACCGGCCGTGTGACTACGCCGCGGCGGAAAACGTGA